One part of the Arabidopsis thaliana chromosome 4, partial sequence genome encodes these proteins:
- a CDS encoding transmembrane/coiled-coil protein (DUF726) (Protein of unknown function (DUF726); FUNCTIONS IN: molecular_function unknown; INVOLVED IN: biological_process unknown; LOCATED IN: cellular_component unknown; EXPRESSED IN: 24 plant structures; EXPRESSED DURING: 15 growth stages; CONTAINS InterPro DOMAIN/s: Protein of unknown function DUF726 (InterPro:IPR007941); BEST Arabidopsis thaliana protein match is: Protein of unknown function (DUF726) (TAIR:AT2G18100.1); Has 30201 Blast hits to 17322 proteins in 780 species: Archae - 12; Bacteria - 1396; Metazoa - 17338; Fungi - 3422; Plants - 5037; Viruses - 0; Other Eukaryotes - 2996 (source: NCBI BLink).) has product MVEATSNLTPTQRYAAGALFAIALNQAQINQTQPLGTPAAEDDDGGDEERRSNCSSGDSVSDDPSLWVHETSGLLRPVFRCLEIDSPAWLGLEQTACSSPAKHHIGAFTRLLSEEANDASAEMVEQEMALAKAADAMVHSIQCSVSIDAKKEKHQEYENECREKYAVPEVKSKDVDLDKEKDKKEAAESAAREGLEAGVVIIDGSHKPEVLENEKSVEEVTLLSHQRKINVLYELLSACLSDKHHEDKKCKRCRKGYDARHRVALRLLATWFNIEWIKVEAIETMVACSAMAIQKSAEMKGEDNLTPTTSWAKWKRGGIIGAAAITGGTLMAITGGLAAPAIAAGFGALAPTLGTIIPVIGAGGFAAAASAAGTVAGSVAVAASFGAAGAGLTGTKMARRIGDLDEFEFKAIGENHNQGRLAVEVLVAGVVFEEEDFVKPWEGLTSNLERYTLQWESKNLILVSTAIQDWLTSRLAMELMKQGAMHTVLASLLMALAWPATILVAADFIDSKWSIAIDRSDKAGRLLAEVLQKGLQGNRPITLVGFSLGARVIFKCLQALAETEQNAELVERVVLLGAPISINSENWRDVRKMVAGRFINVYATNDWTLGIAFRASLISQGLAGIQPICIPGIENVDVTDMVEGHSSYLWKTQQILERLEIDTYYPVFRDTL; this is encoded by the exons GACGACGACGGAGGCGATGAAGAGCGAAGAAGCAATTGCAGTAGCGGAGATTCTGTCTCCGATGACCCCAGCCTTTGGGTACACGAGACGTCTGGCCTTCTTCGCCCCGTTTTCAG ATGTCTTGAGATTGATTCACCGGCTTGGCTTGGTCTCGAGCAAACAGCTTGCTCTTCTCCGGCTAAGCACCACATCGGGGCG tTCACGAGGTTACTCTCAGAAGAAGCGAATGATGCTTCTGCCGAGATGGTGGAGCAAGAGATGGCCTTAGCTAAAGCTGCTGATGCTATGGTGCATAGCATTCAATGCTCTGTATCTATAGATGCTAAGAAGGAGAAGCATCAAGAATACGAAAACGAATGCCGTGAGAAATATGCTGTTCCTGAGGTAAAATCAAAAGATGTTGATTTGGATAAAGAGAAGGATAAGAAGGAAGCGGCTGAAAGTGCTGCAAGAGAAGGTCTTGAAGCGGGTGTGGTTATTATAGATGGAAGCCACAAGCCTGAAGTTCTTGAAAATGAGAAGTCTGTTGAGGAAGTAACATTGCTTAGTCATCAGAGGAAGATAAATGTTCTTTATGAGCTACTTTCTGCTTGCTTGTCAGATAAACATCACGAGGATAAGAAATGTAAACGGTGTAGAAAAGGCTATGATGCGCGTCACCGTGTTGCTCTCCGTTTACTTGCGACCTGGTTTAACATTGAGTGGATTAAAGTG GAAGCAATTGAGACAATGGTCGCATGCTCTGCCATGGCCATTCAGAAGTCTGCTGAAATGAAGGGTGAAGATAATCTAACTCCTACGACTTCATGGGCTAAGTGGAAGCGAGGAGGCATCATTGGTGCCGCTGCTATTACAGGAGGCACTTTGATGGCCATAACTGGTG GATTGGCTGCTCCAGCTATAGCTGCAGGATTTGGTGCATTGGCACCAACACTGGGCACAATTATTCCGGTGATTGGAGCTGGGGGTTTTGCTGCTGCGGCTAGTGCCGCAGGAACTGTTGCTGGCTCCGTTGCGGTTGCAGCATCGTTTGGAG CTGCTGGAGCTGGTCTCACAGGGACTAAGATGGCAAGGAGAATTGGGGACCTTGATGAGTTCGAATTTAAAGCTATTGGCGAAAATCATAATCAAGGA CGGTTAGCAGTGGAAGTCTTGGTTGCTGGTGttgtttttgaagaagaagattttgtgaAACCATGGGAAGGGTTAACTAGTAATCTGGAGAG GTACACGCTGCAATGGGAGTCCAAGAATCTTATCTTAGTGAGCACAGCGATTCAGGATTGGCTTACTTCAA GACTTGCAATGGAATTGATGAAACAGGGAGCAATGCACACTGTGTTGGCCTCTCTTTTAATGGCATTGGCATGGCCAGCGACAATCTTAGTAGCTGCTGATTTCATAGATAGCAAATGGAGTATTGCTATTGACAG GTCGGATAAAGCAGGAAGACTTCTAGCTGAAGTGCTACAAAAAGGCTTGCAAGGAAATAG ACCCATCACTCTAGTTGGTTTTTCGCTTGGTGCTCGTGTCATCTTCAAATGCCTCCAAGCTCTGGCTGAGACAGAACAAAACG CTGAACTTGTGGAGAGAGTTGTTCTTCTTGGAGCACCCATTTCAATCAATAGTGAAAACTGGCGAGACGTAAGGAAG ATGGTCGCTGGAAGATTCATCAATGTTTATGCCACAAATGATTGGACCCTTGGTATCGCATTTCGTGCTAG TTTAATTTCCCAAGGATTAGCCGGAATCCAACCAATATGTATCCCTGGTATCGAAAAC GTGGATGTAACCGATATGGTGGAAGGTCACTCTTCATATCTATGGAAAACTCAGCAGATTTTAGAAAGACTCGAGATCGACACATATTACCCTGTTTTTCGAGACACTCtttaa
- a CDS encoding transmembrane/coiled-coil protein (DUF726) (Protein of unknown function (DUF726); CONTAINS InterPro DOMAIN/s: Protein of unknown function DUF726 (InterPro:IPR007941); BEST Arabidopsis thaliana protein match is: Protein of unknown function (DUF726) (TAIR:AT2G18100.1); Has 613 Blast hits to 567 proteins in 193 species: Archae - 6; Bacteria - 71; Metazoa - 129; Fungi - 237; Plants - 65; Viruses - 0; Other Eukaryotes - 105 (source: NCBI BLink).) yields the protein MVEQEMALAKAADAMVHSIQCSVSIDAKKEKHQEYENECREKYAVPEVKSKDVDLDKEKDKKEAAESAAREGLEAGVVIIDGSHKPEVLENEKSVEEVTLLSHQRKINVLYELLSACLSDKHHEDKKCKRCRKGYDARHRVALRLLATWFNIEWIKVEAIETMVACSAMAIQKSAEMKGEDNLTPTTSWAKWKRGGIIGAAAITGGTLMAITGGLAAPAIAAGFGALAPTLGTIIPVIGAGGFAAAASAAGTVAGSVAVAASFGAAGAGLTGTKMARRIGDLDEFEFKAIGENHNQGRLAVEVLVAGVVFEEEDFVKPWEGLTSNLERYTLQWESKNLILVSTAIQDWLTSRLAMELMKQGAMHTVLASLLMALAWPATILVAADFIDSKWSIAIDRSDKAGRLLAEVLQKGLQGNRYRFHDCCNEVNIISIFKSYMVAGRFINVYATNDWTLGIAFRASLISQGLAGIQPICIPGIENVDVTDMVEGHSSYLWKTQQILERLEIDTYYPVFRDTL from the exons ATGGTGGAGCAAGAGATGGCCTTAGCTAAAGCTGCTGATGCTATGGTGCATAGCATTCAATGCTCTGTATCTATAGATGCTAAGAAGGAGAAGCATCAAGAATACGAAAACGAATGCCGTGAGAAATATGCTGTTCCTGAGGTAAAATCAAAAGATGTTGATTTGGATAAAGAGAAGGATAAGAAGGAAGCGGCTGAAAGTGCTGCAAGAGAAGGTCTTGAAGCGGGTGTGGTTATTATAGATGGAAGCCACAAGCCTGAAGTTCTTGAAAATGAGAAGTCTGTTGAGGAAGTAACATTGCTTAGTCATCAGAGGAAGATAAATGTTCTTTATGAGCTACTTTCTGCTTGCTTGTCAGATAAACATCACGAGGATAAGAAATGTAAACGGTGTAGAAAAGGCTATGATGCGCGTCACCGTGTTGCTCTCCGTTTACTTGCGACCTGGTTTAACATTGAGTGGATTAAAGTG GAAGCAATTGAGACAATGGTCGCATGCTCTGCCATGGCCATTCAGAAGTCTGCTGAAATGAAGGGTGAAGATAATCTAACTCCTACGACTTCATGGGCTAAGTGGAAGCGAGGAGGCATCATTGGTGCCGCTGCTATTACAGGAGGCACTTTGATGGCCATAACTGGTG GATTGGCTGCTCCAGCTATAGCTGCAGGATTTGGTGCATTGGCACCAACACTGGGCACAATTATTCCGGTGATTGGAGCTGGGGGTTTTGCTGCTGCGGCTAGTGCCGCAGGAACTGTTGCTGGCTCCGTTGCGGTTGCAGCATCGTTTGGAG CTGCTGGAGCTGGTCTCACAGGGACTAAGATGGCAAGGAGAATTGGGGACCTTGATGAGTTCGAATTTAAAGCTATTGGCGAAAATCATAATCAAGGA CGGTTAGCAGTGGAAGTCTTGGTTGCTGGTGttgtttttgaagaagaagattttgtgaAACCATGGGAAGGGTTAACTAGTAATCTGGAGAG GTACACGCTGCAATGGGAGTCCAAGAATCTTATCTTAGTGAGCACAGCGATTCAGGATTGGCTTACTTCAA GACTTGCAATGGAATTGATGAAACAGGGAGCAATGCACACTGTGTTGGCCTCTCTTTTAATGGCATTGGCATGGCCAGCGACAATCTTAGTAGCTGCTGATTTCATAGATAGCAAATGGAGTATTGCTATTGACAG GTCGGATAAAGCAGGAAGACTTCTAGCTGAAGTGCTACAAAAAGGCTTGCAAGGAAATAGGTACAGATTTCATGACTGCTGCAATGaagtaaatataatttctATATTCAAAAGTTAT ATGGTCGCTGGAAGATTCATCAATGTTTATGCCACAAATGATTGGACCCTTGGTATCGCATTTCGTGCTAG TTTAATTTCCCAAGGATTAGCCGGAATCCAACCAATATGTATCCCTGGTATCGAAAAC GTGGATGTAACCGATATGGTGGAAGGTCACTCTTCATATCTATGGAAAACTCAGCAGATTTTAGAAAGACTCGAGATCGACACATATTACCCTGTTTTTCGAGACACTCtttaa
- a CDS encoding transmembrane/coiled-coil protein (DUF726) (Protein of unknown function (DUF726); CONTAINS InterPro DOMAIN/s: Protein of unknown function DUF726 (InterPro:IPR007941); BEST Arabidopsis thaliana protein match is: Protein of unknown function (DUF726) (TAIR:AT2G18100.1); Has 675 Blast hits to 638 proteins in 219 species: Archae - 12; Bacteria - 101; Metazoa - 133; Fungi - 230; Plants - 68; Viruses - 0; Other Eukaryotes - 131 (source: NCBI BLink).) encodes MVEQEMALAKAADAMVHSIQCSVSIDAKKEKHQEYENECREKYAVPEVKSKDVDLDKEKDKKEAAESAAREGLEAGVVIIDGSHKPEVLENEKSVEEVTLLSHQRKINVLYELLSACLSDKHHEDKKCKRCRKGYDARHRVALRLLATWFNIEWIKVEAIETMVACSAMAIQKSAEMKGEDNLTPTTSWAKWKRGGIIGAAAITGGTLMAITGGLAAPAIAAGFGALAPTLGTIIPVIGAGGFAAAASAAGTVAGSVAVAASFGAAGAGLTGTKMARRIGDLDEFEFKAIGENHNQGRLAVEVLVAGVVFEEEDFVKPWEGLTSNLERYTLQWESKNLILVSTAIQDWLTSRLAMELMKQGAMHTVLASLLMALAWPATILVAADFIDSKWSIAIDRSDKAGRLLAEVLQKGLQGNRPITLVGFSLGARVIFKCLQALAETEQNAELVERVVLLGAPISINSENWRDVRKMVAGRFINVYATNDWTLGIAFRASLISQGLAGIQPICIPGIENVDVTDMVEGHSSYLWKTQQILERLEIDTYYPVFRDTL; translated from the exons ATGGTGGAGCAAGAGATGGCCTTAGCTAAAGCTGCTGATGCTATGGTGCATAGCATTCAATGCTCTGTATCTATAGATGCTAAGAAGGAGAAGCATCAAGAATACGAAAACGAATGCCGTGAGAAATATGCTGTTCCTGAGGTAAAATCAAAAGATGTTGATTTGGATAAAGAGAAGGATAAGAAGGAAGCGGCTGAAAGTGCTGCAAGAGAAGGTCTTGAAGCGGGTGTGGTTATTATAGATGGAAGCCACAAGCCTGAAGTTCTTGAAAATGAGAAGTCTGTTGAGGAAGTAACATTGCTTAGTCATCAGAGGAAGATAAATGTTCTTTATGAGCTACTTTCTGCTTGCTTGTCAGATAAACATCACGAGGATAAGAAATGTAAACGGTGTAGAAAAGGCTATGATGCGCGTCACCGTGTTGCTCTCCGTTTACTTGCGACCTGGTTTAACATTGAGTGGATTAAAGTG GAAGCAATTGAGACAATGGTCGCATGCTCTGCCATGGCCATTCAGAAGTCTGCTGAAATGAAGGGTGAAGATAATCTAACTCCTACGACTTCATGGGCTAAGTGGAAGCGAGGAGGCATCATTGGTGCCGCTGCTATTACAGGAGGCACTTTGATGGCCATAACTGGTG GATTGGCTGCTCCAGCTATAGCTGCAGGATTTGGTGCATTGGCACCAACACTGGGCACAATTATTCCGGTGATTGGAGCTGGGGGTTTTGCTGCTGCGGCTAGTGCCGCAGGAACTGTTGCTGGCTCCGTTGCGGTTGCAGCATCGTTTGGAG CTGCTGGAGCTGGTCTCACAGGGACTAAGATGGCAAGGAGAATTGGGGACCTTGATGAGTTCGAATTTAAAGCTATTGGCGAAAATCATAATCAAGGA CGGTTAGCAGTGGAAGTCTTGGTTGCTGGTGttgtttttgaagaagaagattttgtgaAACCATGGGAAGGGTTAACTAGTAATCTGGAGAG GTACACGCTGCAATGGGAGTCCAAGAATCTTATCTTAGTGAGCACAGCGATTCAGGATTGGCTTACTTCAA GACTTGCAATGGAATTGATGAAACAGGGAGCAATGCACACTGTGTTGGCCTCTCTTTTAATGGCATTGGCATGGCCAGCGACAATCTTAGTAGCTGCTGATTTCATAGATAGCAAATGGAGTATTGCTATTGACAG GTCGGATAAAGCAGGAAGACTTCTAGCTGAAGTGCTACAAAAAGGCTTGCAAGGAAATAG ACCCATCACTCTAGTTGGTTTTTCGCTTGGTGCTCGTGTCATCTTCAAATGCCTCCAAGCTCTGGCTGAGACAGAACAAAACG CTGAACTTGTGGAGAGAGTTGTTCTTCTTGGAGCACCCATTTCAATCAATAGTGAAAACTGGCGAGACGTAAGGAAG ATGGTCGCTGGAAGATTCATCAATGTTTATGCCACAAATGATTGGACCCTTGGTATCGCATTTCGTGCTAG TTTAATTTCCCAAGGATTAGCCGGAATCCAACCAATATGTATCCCTGGTATCGAAAAC GTGGATGTAACCGATATGGTGGAAGGTCACTCTTCATATCTATGGAAAACTCAGCAGATTTTAGAAAGACTCGAGATCGACACATATTACCCTGTTTTTCGAGACACTCtttaa